From the Mammaliicoccus sciuri genome, the window ACTTGTATACAAGTATACGAAGTTTGGAGGTATTTTATGAAACATCATTATCATTATCCAAGCGAATGGTTAAAGCATCGTTCAACGGGAGAGCAAGTAGCGAGTGAACTTAGGCTAGCAATTATAAGTAAGATTATAGAAGAAGGCGATAAGTTAAGTGAAAATAAAATTGCTCAACAATTTGAAGTGAGTCGATCGCCAGTAAGAGATGCACTTAAACTCCTGCAACAAGATGGGCTCATATCTTTAGAACGTATGGGAGCAGTTGTTACCGGGTTATCTAAAGCTAACCAAAAAGAAATATATGATATTAGGTTAATGTTAGAGTCATTTGTATTTGAAAGGTTACAAGATGAAAATAATGATGAAGTGATTAAACAGCTGAATAAAATATTAAAAATGATGACTGTGGCTGTGGAATTTGAAGATGCAGATGAATTCACAAGATTGGATTTACTATTTCACGAATCAATGATCACTGCTATTCACCATCAATACATTGAAATGATATGGCACAATTTAACACCTGTTATGGTATGTTTAGTTTTAATTTCAATGAGAAAAAGAATGCAGAATGAACCTGAAGATTTTAAAAGAGTCATTCATAACCATAAAGTATATATTGAAGCGATTGAAAATAAAGACAGAAATAAAATGAAAGAAGCATTTCATTTAAATTTCGATGACGTTGATGAACAAATTGATGTCTTATGGAATTCTCAAACTAATATAGATAGAAAGTAGGATTTTGTAATGAAATATATGATTGGTGTAGATATTGGTACAACGAGTACTAAAGCTGTTATTTATGATAGCGAAGGGAACTTTTTGAAAAAACATAATATAGAATATCCAATGACGACCCATGAGATTGGCGTTGCTGAAGAAAGTCCTGCAGAAATATTCGACGCTGTACTATTTACAGTAAAAAAAGTGATTAGAGAAGTTGGTGCTAAGCCAGAAGAAATCAAATTATTAAGTTTCAGTAGTGCGATGCACAGCTTGATAGCAATGGATAAAGACAATCAGCCATTAACTGAATGTATCACTTGGGCAGATAATAGAGCAAGTGAATACGCAGATAAGATAAATAATGAACATAACGGATTAGAAATATATAAAAGAACGGGTACACCTATTCATCCAATGTCTCCATTATCAAAAATTTATTGGTTAAAACATGAACATGCCGATATATTCAAGAACACAGAGAAATGGATAGATATTAAAACTTATGTATTCTATCAATTATTTGAAACATACGTTATGGACCACTCAATTGGTTCAGCGACAGGTATGATGAATTTGAATACATTAAATTGGGATAAAGATGTCTTAAACTTACTTGAAATTAATGAAACGCAATTACCTGAATTAGTGTCTACAACACATATTATGAAACAAGTTAAAAAGAATTATGCTGATATTATGGGCATCAATGAAGATACACCGATAGTAATCGGTGCTTCAGATGGCGTATTGTCCAATTTAGGTGTTAATAGCTATCGTGAAGGAGAAGTAGCCGTAACGATTGGAACGAGCGGTGCTATTAGAACAATTATTGATAAACCAAAGACAGATGATAAAGGAAGAATATTCTGTTACGTATTAACGGAAGATCATTATTGCATCGGTGGACCAGTGAATAACGGTGGTGTCGTTCTAAGATGGTTAAGAGATGAATTGTTAGCAAGTGAAGTTGAAACAGCTAAAAGACTCGGCGTTGATTCATATGATGTTTTAACTAAGATTGCAAGTAGAGTAAAACCTGGCGCAAATGGTTTGTTATTCCATCCCTATTTAGCTGGTGAGAGAGCACCGCTTTGGAATGCGAATGCTAGAGGTAGTTATTTTGGTTTAACACTGTCTCATAAAAAAGAACATATGATACGTGCTGCGTTAGAAGGCGTTCTACTTAATTTATATACAGTGTATCTTGCTTTAATAGAAGTGATGGATAAAGCGCCTGAACAAATTAAAGCAACAGGTGGATTTGCTAAGAGTGAAGTATGGCGCCAAATGATGGCAGATATATTTGATACTTCAGTTGAAGTACCAGAAAGTTACGAAAGTTCTTGTTTAGGCGCTTGCATATTAGGATTAAAAGCTATTGGGGAAATTGAGGATTTTGAAGTTTTAAACAAAATGGTCGGTAAAACATATCAACATGAACCTAATCAAGAGGATGTCGATATTTACCAATCGTTAATTCCGATTTATATCAATTTAAGTCGTAAATTAAATGAAGAATACGATTTAATTTCAGAATTTCAATCAACACATTCATAAGGAGATGTTTATATGTTTTCAGAAATTGCACCATTATTAATTGTCGCACTCGCAATTGTTATATTATTAGGTTTAATTATGTGGTTAAAACTTAACACATTTGTATCTCTGATTATTACGGCTATGTTAACGGGTATTATGCTTGGTATGCCACTAAGCAAAGTTATCGGCACAATTGAAACAGGGATGGGGTCAACAATCGGTCACATTGCTTTAATATTTGGTCTCGGTGCTATGTTAGGTAAGTTACTAGCAGACGGTGGCGGTGCAACTAGAATTGCACATACATTGATTAATAAATTTGGTCAAAAACGTATTCAATGGGCAGTTGTAACAGCATCATTTATTATTGGTATAGCGTTATTCTTCGAAGTAGGGTTAGTATTATTAATTCCGATTGTCTTTACAATTGCTAAAGAGTCTAAAGTTTCAACATTATACTTAGGTATTCCAATGACAGCTGCATTATCTGTTACACATGGATTTTTACCACCTCATCCAGGTCCAGTCATGATCGCTAAAGAAT encodes:
- a CDS encoding GntR family transcriptional regulator, whose product is MKHHYHYPSEWLKHRSTGEQVASELRLAIISKIIEEGDKLSENKIAQQFEVSRSPVRDALKLLQQDGLISLERMGAVVTGLSKANQKEIYDIRLMLESFVFERLQDENNDEVIKQLNKILKMMTVAVEFEDADEFTRLDLLFHESMITAIHHQYIEMIWHNLTPVMVCLVLISMRKRMQNEPEDFKRVIHNHKVYIEAIENKDRNKMKEAFHLNFDDVDEQIDVLWNSQTNIDRK
- the gntK gene encoding gluconokinase produces the protein MKYMIGVDIGTTSTKAVIYDSEGNFLKKHNIEYPMTTHEIGVAEESPAEIFDAVLFTVKKVIREVGAKPEEIKLLSFSSAMHSLIAMDKDNQPLTECITWADNRASEYADKINNEHNGLEIYKRTGTPIHPMSPLSKIYWLKHEHADIFKNTEKWIDIKTYVFYQLFETYVMDHSIGSATGMMNLNTLNWDKDVLNLLEINETQLPELVSTTHIMKQVKKNYADIMGINEDTPIVIGASDGVLSNLGVNSYREGEVAVTIGTSGAIRTIIDKPKTDDKGRIFCYVLTEDHYCIGGPVNNGGVVLRWLRDELLASEVETAKRLGVDSYDVLTKIASRVKPGANGLLFHPYLAGERAPLWNANARGSYFGLTLSHKKEHMIRAALEGVLLNLYTVYLALIEVMDKAPEQIKATGGFAKSEVWRQMMADIFDTSVEVPESYESSCLGACILGLKAIGEIEDFEVLNKMVGKTYQHEPNQEDVDIYQSLIPIYINLSRKLNEEYDLISEFQSTHS